One Turneriella parva DSM 21527 genomic region harbors:
- a CDS encoding efflux RND transporter permease subunit produces MLKKLLEFALANRGTVVLAIAATLAVALLAALRLPVDAVPDITNVQVIINAKTGGLDPQQVEKSVTYFVETEMAGLPQVKEVRSLSRFGLSQTVVIFHDDTNIYWARQQVAEKIIKASAAVPAGVVLEMAPITTGLGEVFMYALVPKPGSALAKKPEIDRLVYLRTIQHFVIRPYLKSNIAGVAEVDSLGGYERQVHIESYPLKMEEFGITFNHISESLKSLGDNYGGGYIEKNKQQFIVSTYAGLNLDQVKELPLRVNWNGSPIRLKQVARIGNYHAQRIGAATYNGEETVLGTVLMLSGQNSREVALHAEEALKHAPLPEDVETQVLYSRSFLVNATVKTIVKNLGEGAAIVVLILFLFLGNMRAAFFVALAIPVSMAMALLGMKIFGISANLMSLGALDFGLIVDGSIVMMENLLTRIEHDPPKNFAQRLAQAKEATLQIMGPMTTGMIIIMAVYLPILSLEGIEGKLYYPMAVTVLFALGGALIVAVLVMPVLGIYLAPKFKPHKTRFITALYAVYEPVLNFPLKHAKRFILPIVLVFAACAWLFTRLGADFMPPLNEGDMTLNLLHDARISLTESIDRERRAEKIIAAYPEVTRVFGRIGTSEAATDPMGVNLTDLFVILNKDQSRWRKNSRGKTLTTDELFTQMQNDLAPILAKTPVLAESELAQTQPIAMRFNEILEGSRADVSLRIYGRDLESLFALQEKAVAIMESIPGTKAVSLDALTALRRSAVVHLKLKYDKINYYGLSVAAVNEGFQAAMVGRMVGSYYENDWRFGIIVKIDDESRRNVALIRRLPIALPAGGTIALGELADFEERTTITSISRSGMNRYAGIAVYLGERDTLSFVQEAQARIKTELGLPADFRLQWGGQFKNLERARLRLIIVVPLVLALIFYLVWRTFGSMRQTVLIFLTIPFAWTGGVVSLYLAKMNFTVSAAIGFIALSGLAVLNGLVKVKYLNDLVAEGHSVAEAVKLGALGRLRPVLMTALVASLGFLPMVLNTGIGAEVQRPLALVVLGGLVSATLMTLLFLPSFYKLLEEGRK; encoded by the coding sequence ATGCTAAAGAAGTTATTGGAATTTGCGCTGGCGAACCGGGGCACGGTGGTACTGGCAATTGCGGCGACACTCGCAGTCGCCTTGTTGGCGGCGCTCAGATTGCCCGTCGACGCGGTGCCCGATATCACCAATGTGCAGGTGATTATCAATGCCAAGACAGGGGGCTTAGACCCACAACAGGTTGAAAAGTCGGTCACCTATTTTGTCGAAACCGAGATGGCGGGTTTGCCGCAGGTGAAAGAAGTCAGATCGCTTTCGCGCTTTGGGCTCTCTCAGACGGTTGTGATTTTTCACGACGATACGAATATCTACTGGGCAAGGCAACAGGTCGCAGAGAAAATCATCAAGGCTTCGGCAGCGGTGCCTGCGGGCGTGGTGCTAGAAATGGCGCCGATCACCACCGGGCTCGGCGAAGTTTTTATGTATGCGTTGGTTCCAAAACCCGGTTCGGCGCTCGCGAAGAAACCTGAAATCGATCGGCTCGTCTATTTGCGCACGATTCAGCATTTCGTCATCAGGCCGTATCTCAAATCGAATATTGCCGGCGTGGCAGAAGTCGATTCACTCGGCGGTTATGAACGGCAGGTGCATATCGAGAGTTATCCCCTTAAGATGGAAGAATTTGGCATCACTTTCAACCATATCTCTGAAAGCCTCAAGAGCCTTGGCGACAACTATGGTGGCGGTTACATAGAGAAGAACAAGCAGCAGTTCATCGTCAGCACCTATGCGGGGTTAAATCTCGATCAGGTAAAGGAACTGCCGCTGCGTGTTAACTGGAATGGTAGCCCGATTCGCCTTAAGCAGGTCGCGCGCATCGGCAACTACCATGCGCAGCGAATCGGTGCGGCAACCTATAACGGTGAAGAAACAGTGCTGGGCACGGTGCTCATGCTCTCGGGCCAGAACAGCCGTGAAGTCGCCCTGCACGCCGAAGAGGCGCTAAAGCACGCTCCGCTGCCAGAAGACGTCGAGACGCAGGTTCTGTATTCACGCAGTTTTTTGGTGAACGCGACGGTGAAAACAATTGTAAAAAACCTCGGCGAGGGGGCGGCGATCGTCGTGCTCATTCTGTTTCTGTTTTTGGGTAATATGCGCGCTGCGTTCTTCGTCGCGCTCGCAATACCGGTGTCGATGGCGATGGCGCTCTTGGGCATGAAGATTTTCGGCATATCAGCCAACCTGATGAGTCTGGGCGCGCTCGATTTCGGTCTCATTGTCGACGGCTCGATCGTGATGATGGAAAACCTTCTGACCCGCATCGAGCACGACCCGCCCAAAAATTTCGCGCAGCGCCTGGCGCAGGCCAAAGAAGCGACGCTGCAGATTATGGGGCCGATGACCACCGGCATGATCATCATCATGGCAGTCTATCTGCCGATTCTGAGTCTCGAGGGTATCGAAGGCAAGCTCTATTACCCGATGGCAGTCACGGTTCTATTTGCCTTGGGGGGAGCTCTCATCGTCGCGGTGCTCGTGATGCCCGTTTTGGGCATTTACCTTGCACCCAAGTTCAAACCGCATAAGACCCGGTTCATCACTGCGCTCTACGCAGTCTATGAGCCGGTGCTGAACTTTCCGCTGAAGCATGCCAAACGGTTCATTCTGCCGATTGTGCTCGTTTTCGCAGCCTGTGCGTGGCTTTTTACCCGGCTTGGGGCAGACTTCATGCCGCCACTCAATGAAGGCGACATGACGCTGAACCTGCTGCACGATGCACGCATCTCGCTCACCGAATCCATCGACCGCGAGCGTCGGGCTGAAAAGATTATCGCGGCTTACCCCGAAGTCACTCGCGTCTTCGGCCGCATTGGCACGAGTGAGGCGGCGACCGACCCGATGGGGGTGAATCTCACAGACCTTTTCGTAATCCTCAACAAAGACCAGTCGCGTTGGCGCAAGAATTCCCGCGGAAAAACGCTGACGACCGACGAACTTTTCACGCAGATGCAGAACGACCTCGCCCCGATTCTCGCGAAGACGCCGGTGCTTGCCGAATCTGAGCTCGCGCAGACGCAGCCCATTGCGATGCGGTTTAACGAAATTCTCGAAGGCAGCCGCGCCGACGTTTCGCTGCGCATCTATGGCCGCGATCTCGAATCGCTCTTTGCGCTGCAAGAGAAGGCCGTGGCGATTATGGAAAGTATACCGGGTACCAAAGCGGTGTCGCTCGATGCGCTCACCGCTCTGCGGCGCAGCGCGGTCGTGCACCTGAAACTCAAATACGACAAGATTAATTATTACGGGCTCTCCGTAGCCGCAGTAAACGAGGGATTTCAGGCCGCGATGGTTGGCAGAATGGTCGGCAGCTATTATGAGAATGACTGGAGATTCGGTATCATCGTGAAAATCGACGATGAAAGCCGGCGCAACGTGGCGCTCATTCGCCGGCTGCCGATTGCATTGCCCGCAGGTGGCACGATTGCTTTGGGCGAACTCGCCGATTTTGAAGAGCGAACGACGATCACTTCGATTTCGCGCAGCGGCATGAACCGTTACGCAGGCATCGCGGTTTATTTGGGTGAGCGCGATACGCTGTCGTTTGTGCAAGAAGCGCAGGCACGCATCAAGACCGAACTTGGCTTACCCGCCGATTTTCGCCTGCAGTGGGGTGGGCAGTTCAAAAATCTCGAACGCGCCCGGCTGCGACTCATCATCGTGGTGCCGCTCGTTCTGGCATTGATATTCTACCTCGTGTGGCGAACCTTCGGCTCGATGCGGCAGACCGTATTGATTTTTCTCACGATACCCTTCGCCTGGACGGGCGGCGTGGTTTCACTGTACCTGGCGAAGATGAACTTCACCGTTTCAGCCGCGATCGGCTTTATCGCGCTCTCGGGCCTCGCAGTTCTGAACGGCCTCGTGAAGGTAAAGTACCTGAACGATCTCGTGGCCGAAGGGCATAGTGTTGCCGAAGCGGTGAAACTCGGTGCACTCGGTCGTCTGCGCCCCGTGCTCATGACGGCGCTCGTCGCGAGCCTCGGCTTCTTGCCGATGGTCTTGAACACCGGCATCGGCGCAGAGGTGCAAAGGCCGCTCGCCCTCGTGGTGCTGGGCGGTCTTGTCAGCGCGACACTCATGACGTTGCTGTTCTTGCCCTCGTTCTACAAGTTGCTTGAAGAGGGGCGAAAATAA
- a CDS encoding endonuclease/exonuclease/phosphatase family protein produces the protein MGGRFGAATVFAIAGLGAVSCAYNNRVNAQDTPEAASTPYTPPAPVVDTTPPANVTSVLLTPGNQNLRISWETPPQSDYKATRIYRAASSADLDSSATRTLVCENCSDPVTDASLTNGQTYWYRLIAYDQTGNAASGATVSASPSNATIACDNAADADCLQIATFNLEYFTSGFDGTYSTSRQTAKQTGVANIVLNNGLDIVALQEIKDASVFTSWVTSHLGSDWAYLLASSGCSARVAYIYKRSLVKLVSQEELATSPFNNGDWDGCLRRPLQAVFQAKHSDRQFRLINVHLKALTDSTSCATRQSQADDLSAYVSSTNTMPTLLLGDLNDEVKPGVGICTSIDTLNAIETNSNVKFLTQSPTVDTTRFTNIPYSSTIDHLVVNGSFEAWLHSARGSWLADIIDHGDQQISDHQPALLWIKLR, from the coding sequence ATGGGGGGCAGGTTCGGCGCGGCCACAGTTTTCGCGATAGCCGGGTTGGGCGCGGTAAGCTGCGCCTATAACAACCGCGTAAATGCGCAAGACACGCCAGAAGCCGCGAGCACGCCCTACACTCCGCCTGCGCCTGTCGTTGATACAACACCACCCGCAAACGTGACATCGGTATTGCTCACACCGGGTAACCAGAATCTGCGCATCAGCTGGGAGACACCGCCGCAGAGTGATTACAAAGCGACGCGCATTTACCGCGCGGCGAGCTCTGCCGATCTCGATAGTTCTGCGACCCGCACCCTCGTGTGCGAAAATTGCAGCGACCCCGTCACTGATGCCTCATTAACAAATGGACAGACGTACTGGTACCGACTCATCGCTTATGACCAGACGGGCAACGCTGCATCGGGCGCGACCGTTTCGGCGTCCCCGTCGAATGCAACAATTGCGTGCGATAATGCAGCCGACGCGGACTGTCTGCAAATTGCCACCTTTAACCTCGAATATTTCACGAGCGGATTCGACGGCACGTACAGCACTTCGCGCCAAACGGCGAAACAAACGGGTGTCGCGAATATCGTTCTCAATAATGGTCTCGACATAGTGGCACTGCAAGAGATCAAAGACGCGTCGGTCTTCACCTCGTGGGTTACAAGCCATCTTGGGTCTGATTGGGCGTACCTGCTCGCATCGTCGGGCTGCAGCGCGCGCGTCGCCTATATTTACAAGCGTTCACTCGTGAAGCTCGTCTCGCAAGAAGAGCTTGCGACATCGCCATTCAACAACGGTGATTGGGATGGTTGCCTGCGCCGACCGCTGCAGGCCGTTTTTCAGGCAAAACATTCAGACCGCCAGTTCAGGCTGATCAATGTGCATCTCAAGGCTTTGACCGATTCGACCTCATGCGCCACCCGCCAATCGCAGGCCGACGACCTGAGCGCATACGTTTCGTCAACGAACACGATGCCAACGCTGCTGCTCGGCGACCTCAACGATGAGGTGAAGCCGGGGGTTGGCATCTGCACATCAATCGACACACTGAATGCGATTGAAACGAATTCAAATGTTAAATTTCTGACACAATCACCGACGGTGGACACGACGCGCTTCACAAACATTCCTTACAGCTCGACTATTGATCACCTCGTGGTCAACGGCAGTTTTGAAGCCTGGTTACATTCAGCGCGTGGCAGTTGGCTGGCCGACATTATTGATCACGGCGATCAACAAATTTCAGACCACCAACCTGCGCTGCTGTGGATTAAGCTGCGCTGA
- a CDS encoding DUF4256 domain-containing protein, which translates to MAKSAAKPSTGGGKNGALLETLRERFEKNSSRHKGISWQQVAQKLEASPAKVAALAAMETSGGEPDVVTLGKKATAICFVDCSAESPAGRRSVCYDQKALESRKEHRPKNSAMAMAKSMGVEILSEEEYRALQECGEFDLKTSSWILTPPGVRALGGALFCDRRYDQVFTYHNGAESYYAARGFRAVLRL; encoded by the coding sequence ATGGCAAAGTCAGCAGCAAAACCCAGCACAGGGGGCGGCAAGAATGGCGCTCTGCTTGAGACATTGCGCGAGCGCTTTGAGAAGAACAGCTCGCGGCATAAGGGCATTAGCTGGCAACAGGTCGCCCAAAAACTGGAGGCGAGCCCTGCGAAAGTCGCAGCTCTCGCCGCGATGGAAACAAGCGGGGGCGAACCCGACGTGGTGACACTCGGGAAAAAGGCGACCGCGATCTGCTTTGTAGACTGCAGCGCCGAAAGCCCGGCCGGTAGGCGCAGCGTGTGTTACGACCAGAAAGCGCTCGAATCGCGCAAAGAACACAGGCCGAAGAACAGCGCAATGGCCATGGCGAAATCGATGGGCGTCGAGATTCTCAGCGAAGAAGAATACCGTGCGCTGCAAGAGTGTGGTGAGTTCGATCTGAAGACCTCAAGCTGGATTCTAACACCCCCCGGCGTGCGAGCACTCGGAGGGGCATTATTCTGCGACCGGCGCTACGATCAGGTATTCACATACCACAACGGCGCCGAGTCTTATTATGCAGCGCGGGGCTTTCGCGCAGTGCTGCGGCTTTAG
- a CDS encoding redoxin domain-containing protein produces the protein MSNMKFMACSFVFVALWAPDLAAEKTGTDDKVRKPLLGVVHTQAPRGVLIQKIMPDSAAERAGLKAGDVILSVNKVEILNTRQLFTEIQKYNAGTVVAIEYMRRTRIETLQVALGERLDATSLVSERAPVIALPLLNGKSTWSLPKGKVVILDFWATWCGPCESVRHALEDFRRKKENTAVEIAGITNEDMATVKAFYRNRNPPYAILIDAANDIGLKYRVAGYPTLVVIDQEGVVRFAGFASGGGLEEALATATRLAKNSREK, from the coding sequence ATGAGCAACATGAAATTTATGGCATGCAGCTTTGTTTTTGTCGCGCTGTGGGCCCCGGATTTGGCGGCAGAAAAAACAGGCACCGACGACAAGGTGCGCAAACCGTTGCTCGGCGTTGTGCACACGCAGGCGCCGAGAGGTGTGTTGATACAGAAAATCATGCCTGATTCGGCGGCTGAGCGCGCGGGTCTCAAGGCGGGTGATGTGATCTTGTCGGTCAACAAGGTCGAGATTCTGAACACGCGCCAGCTATTCACCGAAATTCAGAAATATAACGCGGGTACTGTCGTCGCCATTGAATACATGCGGCGCACTCGCATTGAAACGCTGCAGGTTGCTCTTGGCGAACGCCTCGATGCCACGTCGCTCGTGAGTGAACGTGCGCCGGTAATCGCGCTGCCACTCTTGAACGGCAAATCAACGTGGTCGCTGCCCAAAGGCAAGGTTGTGATTCTCGACTTTTGGGCGACCTGGTGCGGCCCCTGTGAGAGTGTGCGGCATGCACTTGAGGATTTCAGACGAAAGAAAGAAAACACGGCGGTTGAAATTGCAGGCATTACGAATGAAGACATGGCGACGGTAAAAGCATTCTACCGAAATAGAAATCCGCCTTATGCGATTTTGATCGATGCGGCAAACGACATTGGTCTAAAGTACCGCGTTGCCGGTTACCCGACGCTCGTGGTAATCGATCAAGAGGGTGTGGTGCGCTTCGCCGGGTTTGCCTCGGGCGGGGGGCTTGAAGAAGCGCTGGCAACGGCGACGCGCCTTGCCAAAAATAGCCGGGAGAAATAG
- a CDS encoding class I SAM-dependent methyltransferase, with the protein MSQRHFDGYCQNRRNALDVGCGSGGRIFRLLGEQGFKVSGIDASAEMVRLAAQQHSDAQLEVADIRSWRSDNSYDLIIAWDSIFHLLLHEHESVIRQLHGMLSEEGILIYSLGDAVGNHRSKWHGDEFPYGSIGVNENLRLLIQLGCQIRHVELDQYPQRHAFIIACAAPTATEV; encoded by the coding sequence ATTTCGCAGAGGCACTTTGATGGATATTGTCAGAATCGGCGCAACGCCCTCGACGTCGGTTGTGGTAGCGGCGGCCGAATTTTTCGACTGCTGGGTGAGCAGGGCTTTAAGGTCAGCGGCATCGACGCCTCTGCTGAGATGGTACGGCTCGCCGCGCAACAACATTCTGATGCGCAGCTCGAAGTTGCAGACATAAGAAGTTGGAGGAGCGATAATTCATACGACCTTATAATCGCATGGGACAGCATCTTTCACTTGCTTCTGCACGAGCATGAGAGTGTGATCAGACAACTACATGGTATGCTAAGCGAAGAGGGCATTCTCATCTACTCACTGGGCGATGCTGTCGGCAACCATCGATCAAAATGGCATGGAGACGAGTTTCCCTATGGTTCAATCGGCGTTAATGAGAACCTACGCCTGTTGATACAACTCGGCTGCCAGATTCGCCACGTCGAGCTCGACCAATACCCGCAGCGCCATGCGTTTATTATCGCGTGTGCTGCACCGACCGCTACAGAGGTCTGA
- the rpmH gene encoding 50S ribosomal protein L34 has translation MKRTWQPANKKRNRTHGFRARNETAAGRDVLRRRRQKGRWKLTVSDERRRWDIVKR, from the coding sequence ATGAAACGGACATGGCAGCCCGCAAACAAGAAACGCAACCGCACACACGGTTTTCGCGCGCGCAATGAGACTGCCGCAGGTCGTGACGTATTGCGTCGCCGCCGGCAAAAAGGCCGCTGGAAGCTGACCGTTTCTGACGAACGCCGCCGCTGGGATATCGTAAAGCGCTAA
- the rnpA gene encoding ribonuclease P protein component — protein sequence MHADTLQRSADNKNFKRSDFFTSLKLKKRMDHLFKSGGKAFGKSLMLRFDRSKEVDPSFQVVFAVSRKLGDAHVRNRIKRRLREALFHLLKQKTVKQSGFELAIIPKKEVADIEFSDLVADLQSALKRLPKNP from the coding sequence GTGCATGCGGATACACTTCAACGGTCAGCAGACAATAAGAATTTCAAGCGCTCTGATTTCTTCACAAGTCTCAAGCTTAAAAAGCGAATGGACCACCTCTTCAAGAGCGGTGGCAAAGCCTTCGGCAAAAGCCTCATGCTTCGGTTCGATCGTAGTAAAGAGGTAGATCCCTCTTTTCAGGTCGTTTTTGCAGTCAGCCGCAAACTCGGCGATGCACACGTGCGCAACCGCATCAAGCGGCGCCTGCGCGAGGCGCTCTTTCACCTTCTTAAACAAAAAACAGTGAAACAATCGGGCTTTGAACTGGCGATCATTCCCAAGAAAGAGGTTGCGGATATCGAATTTTCTGATCTGGTCGCCGATTTGCAGTCGGCATTGAAGCGGTTACCCAAAAATCCATAA
- a CDS encoding putative bifunctional diguanylate cyclase/phosphodiesterase: MPFQPANLTTLAARHQRLMQIRYGEESHGLGTEQKLQRILQYCAEELDVARVAIWRFNAAADTIVHTMQHERGRYHDKIGSELRAEEFPRYFTALNQDRIINANDAYADARTAEFVEQYLKPLHIRALLDAPVFAGGKLAGVLCIEVEEHVREWSLLDISFAAAAADSVSAINEQNLWEEERRYNGFLEQFDSLTGLINRRGFQQHVFRDIASEPEARHVLALLGLDAFTAVNDKYGQFVANNSLKLLGERALRVCAQHGSLSGRITGDTLGFWLAHPKDQAQVDRFLDDIRAIVATPVVTEYGISISIGGTTGVYVHAAGERAAPDPILAAEIVLKNTKRENKGGVGFFTESGYRLLQDKTRMIDDIQSALAKGQFSAWYQPIFDARTKLYIGVEALVRWHHPDFGLLAPARFLPLVVESGKSRVLGQFMLAQACQDAASLLGEGLDVGRVSVNLSADQLYDLQLVPDIAQLLAKNSLPGANLELEVIEELIGGNFDLVHAQLTRLREAGIGISVDDFGTGYSSLSRLKLLPVQKIKIDKSFIDGLPHSGNDASIVRSIIALGRALQLELVAEGVETAEQSAWLEREGVDYLQGFFYAKPLSAEGLREFLRKRVA; the protein is encoded by the coding sequence ATGCCCTTTCAACCGGCAAATCTAACGACGCTTGCGGCGCGCCACCAGCGCCTTATGCAGATTCGTTATGGCGAAGAGAGCCATGGCCTCGGCACCGAACAAAAGTTGCAGCGTATATTGCAGTATTGTGCAGAAGAGCTCGACGTTGCCCGTGTCGCCATTTGGCGGTTCAACGCCGCGGCCGACACGATTGTGCACACCATGCAGCATGAACGCGGACGTTACCATGACAAAATCGGCAGCGAACTTCGCGCCGAAGAGTTTCCCCGCTATTTTACAGCGCTCAATCAAGACCGCATCATCAATGCCAATGACGCCTATGCAGACGCACGCACCGCAGAGTTTGTGGAGCAATATCTAAAGCCTCTTCATATCAGAGCGTTGCTCGATGCCCCGGTATTTGCCGGTGGCAAGCTGGCAGGTGTGCTCTGTATCGAAGTCGAAGAACATGTTCGCGAGTGGTCGCTGCTCGATATTTCATTCGCCGCCGCCGCTGCCGACTCGGTGTCAGCCATCAACGAACAGAACTTATGGGAAGAAGAACGCCGTTATAACGGCTTTCTCGAACAGTTTGATTCACTCACAGGCCTTATCAACCGCCGCGGCTTTCAACAGCATGTCTTTCGCGACATAGCGTCAGAACCCGAAGCGCGCCACGTGCTCGCGCTGCTCGGGCTCGATGCCTTTACCGCTGTGAACGACAAATATGGCCAGTTCGTCGCGAACAACTCGCTGAAGCTGCTCGGCGAACGTGCGCTGCGTGTCTGCGCGCAGCACGGTAGTCTTTCAGGGCGCATCACCGGCGATACCCTGGGCTTCTGGCTTGCGCACCCAAAAGACCAGGCGCAGGTCGACCGCTTTCTCGATGACATACGTGCGATTGTTGCCACCCCCGTAGTTACCGAATATGGTATCAGCATTTCTATCGGCGGCACGACGGGCGTGTATGTCCATGCCGCCGGTGAACGGGCAGCACCAGACCCAATTCTCGCCGCTGAGATCGTACTCAAGAACACGAAGCGCGAGAACAAAGGTGGTGTCGGGTTTTTCACTGAAAGCGGCTACCGGCTGCTGCAAGACAAAACGCGCATGATCGACGACATACAGAGCGCGTTGGCGAAAGGGCAGTTTTCTGCATGGTACCAACCGATCTTTGATGCGCGTACGAAACTCTATATCGGCGTCGAGGCGCTCGTGCGCTGGCACCACCCTGACTTTGGGCTGCTCGCACCCGCGCGCTTTCTGCCGCTCGTCGTCGAGAGCGGTAAGTCCCGGGTGCTCGGCCAGTTTATGCTGGCGCAGGCCTGCCAAGATGCAGCTAGTCTGCTCGGCGAAGGCCTCGACGTGGGCCGCGTTTCGGTCAACCTGTCGGCAGACCAGCTTTACGACCTGCAATTGGTGCCCGACATCGCGCAGCTGCTCGCCAAAAACTCGCTGCCAGGGGCAAATCTCGAGCTCGAAGTCATCGAAGAGCTGATCGGTGGCAACTTTGATTTGGTGCACGCGCAGCTGACTCGACTGCGTGAAGCCGGTATCGGCATCAGCGTCGACGACTTCGGCACGGGCTATTCGTCGCTTTCCCGTCTCAAGCTGTTACCAGTGCAGAAAATCAAGATCGATAAATCGTTCATCGACGGTCTGCCACATTCGGGTAACGACGCTTCAATCGTGCGCTCGATTATTGCGCTGGGCCGTGCGCTGCAGCTCGAACTCGTCGCAGAGGGTGTTGAAACAGCAGAGCAATCAGCCTGGCTCGAACGCGAAGGTGTCGATTATTTGCAGGGCTTCTTTTATGCGAAGCCCCTCAGTGCAGAGGGCCTGCGCGAGTTTTTGAGAAAACGTGTCGCCTGA
- a CDS encoding sulfite exporter TauE/SafE family protein, translated as MEITLITFVALAASVLTFFSGFGLGTILTPFMAIFFPVETAIALTGIVHLLNNLFKFALVRRHVDWPVVLRFGVTAIVGAAIGALLLGLIPNQTALFVWQAGTKTFEIRLLKLIVAALMIVFVLFELLPRLRALQFDRNKLMLGGALSGFFGGLTGHQGALRSAFLIKCGLSKEAFVATGVVIACAIDITRLGIYSTRLSVTLVQENMVLLFSAIAAAFAGAWLGSQLLKKVTLAFVQYTVSVLVFALAVALAAGVI; from the coding sequence ATGGAAATAACCCTCATCACGTTCGTCGCGCTCGCTGCTTCGGTGCTCACCTTCTTCTCGGGGTTCGGGCTCGGCACGATTCTGACGCCGTTCATGGCGATCTTTTTTCCGGTTGAGACGGCGATAGCACTGACGGGTATCGTGCACCTGCTCAACAATCTGTTCAAATTTGCACTCGTGCGCCGGCATGTCGACTGGCCGGTTGTGCTGCGCTTCGGTGTGACCGCGATTGTGGGGGCGGCAATAGGCGCTTTGCTGCTCGGGCTGATACCGAACCAGACCGCACTTTTCGTCTGGCAGGCCGGCACGAAGACGTTTGAGATCCGCCTGTTGAAGCTGATTGTTGCTGCGCTCATGATTGTGTTCGTGCTGTTCGAACTTCTGCCGAGGTTGCGCGCTTTGCAGTTCGATAGAAATAAACTGATGCTCGGCGGGGCGCTGAGTGGTTTTTTTGGCGGGCTCACCGGGCACCAGGGCGCCCTGCGCAGCGCCTTTTTGATAAAATGCGGATTAAGTAAAGAAGCGTTTGTGGCGACCGGGGTTGTGATTGCGTGCGCGATCGACATCACGCGGCTCGGCATCTATTCGACGCGGCTGAGTGTCACGCTGGTGCAAGAGAATATGGTTCTGCTCTTTTCTGCGATCGCGGCCGCCTTTGCCGGCGCCTGGCTCGGCAGCCAGCTATTAAAGAAGGTCACTCTGGCTTTCGTGCAGTACACTGTTTCAGTGCTGGTGTTTGCGCTGGCTGTCGCATTGGCTGCCGGTGTAATCTGA
- a CDS encoding DUF5677 domain-containing protein produces MLLIDKYGKFLEEYKSELACLVFDGPSARDHIAGTMLAKQFDLAYSVEILGRRETLTGIPILMRSIYEASNDLKLHLKDEKHLKQLFFEELKRERTAAVNARAAPQDSLLRSLYDSEESIQAILAEFERAELRAKELGLKKHQSIKHVFRDLGSETDYDSLYAFLSKYVHTSPKMLDKSYAPISNGQAKSMLLHPAFNPVHLKGYLSATMEILVDSLTAFWSYKGIAKPAAIKSFRVMQRSL; encoded by the coding sequence ATGCTTTTGATCGATAAGTACGGAAAGTTTCTAGAAGAGTACAAATCTGAATTAGCATGCTTGGTATTTGACGGCCCATCCGCGCGTGACCACATTGCTGGCACGATGCTCGCAAAGCAATTCGACTTAGCTTACTCTGTAGAAATATTAGGTCGACGCGAAACCTTAACCGGCATACCTATTTTGATGCGCAGCATATATGAAGCCTCAAATGATTTGAAACTTCACCTGAAAGATGAGAAGCATCTGAAACAGCTTTTCTTTGAAGAATTGAAGCGAGAAAGAACCGCTGCCGTAAATGCGAGGGCAGCACCTCAAGACTCACTGCTTAGAAGCTTATATGACTCGGAAGAATCAATTCAAGCTATACTCGCTGAGTTCGAAAGGGCCGAATTGCGAGCCAAGGAATTAGGCTTAAAAAAACACCAGTCAATAAAGCATGTCTTCAGAGACCTAGGTAGCGAAACTGATTATGACAGCTTATATGCCTTTTTGAGTAAATATGTCCACACCAGTCCAAAAATGCTCGATAAATCTTATGCGCCAATCTCAAATGGACAAGCCAAAAGCATGCTATTGCACCCTGCTTTTAACCCTGTACACTTGAAAGGCTATTTATCCGCAACGATGGAGATACTCGTTGATTCACTAACGGCATTTTGGTCTTACAAAGGCATTGCCAAGCCTGCGGCGATTAAATCTTTTCGAGTGATGCAAAGATCTCTCTAG